A genomic region of Prosthecobacter algae contains the following coding sequences:
- a CDS encoding ABC transporter substrate-binding protein, translating to MNRRSLLALIVSAPILLGQASASTAEAQARLKTAVDEVLSVSNRVSSRSALAESARPVLQKHISFETMTRRAVGVGWRQFSAAQQQKATQLFTTLVIRTYSNKFTPGEKAAVDFQTAQAPAAGRVDVPTTLVYKGSRYSVTYRMEQVGGGWRIVDVVIEGVSMVANYRTQLDSTFKKGGAAAVITSLEQSVSRPQ from the coding sequence ATGAACCGACGTTCCTTACTCGCTTTGATTGTGTCCGCGCCCATCCTGCTCGGGCAGGCTTCTGCCTCCACTGCGGAGGCGCAGGCGCGTCTGAAGACGGCGGTGGATGAAGTCCTTTCCGTTTCCAACCGGGTCTCCAGCCGCAGCGCCTTGGCGGAAAGTGCGCGGCCGGTTTTGCAAAAGCACATCAGCTTTGAAACGATGACCCGCCGAGCTGTGGGCGTGGGCTGGCGGCAGTTCAGCGCGGCGCAGCAGCAGAAGGCGACACAGCTTTTCACCACCCTCGTCATCCGCACTTACAGCAACAAGTTCACCCCCGGTGAAAAGGCGGCGGTGGATTTCCAGACGGCCCAGGCTCCTGCAGCCGGCCGTGTGGATGTGCCGACGACGCTCGTTTACAAAGGCAGCCGTTACAGTGTGACCTACCGCATGGAGCAGGTGGGTGGCGGCTGGCGCATTGTGGATGTGGTCATCGAAGGCGTCAGCATGGTCGCCAATTACCGCACCCAGTTGGATTCCACCTTTAAAAAAGGCGGTGCCGCCGCTGTCATCACGTCCCTCGAACAATCAGTCTCCCGCCCCCAATGA
- a CDS encoding VacJ family lipoprotein, giving the protein MKTGIPTLRLLTLALVPFLTDCATPKTSAPPVVAGSEAVKPLDAVDELDDYGAAAEVADPLEGLNRATFKLNDGLYNFVFRPVSKGYEFVAPQPVRKGLTNFFDNVKFPVRFVNSGLQGKFVRAGKEVQKFGVNTIVGAGGLVKVSDKIPSLVAVPSEDTGQTLAKWGLGHGPYIVLPVFGPSTARETVGFAGDYVLNPVNWGFFLKGDARDWVWIPSTVNTVQSLPDQLYYYDEACKNSVDPYLSVRSIYIQNRNSAAGQ; this is encoded by the coding sequence ATGAAAACTGGCATCCCCACTCTTCGTTTGCTGACGCTGGCCTTGGTCCCGTTCCTGACGGACTGCGCCACCCCCAAGACTTCAGCGCCCCCTGTGGTGGCGGGGAGTGAAGCGGTGAAGCCGCTGGATGCCGTGGATGAACTGGACGACTACGGCGCGGCTGCGGAAGTGGCCGATCCGCTGGAAGGGCTCAATCGTGCGACCTTCAAGCTCAACGACGGTCTCTACAATTTTGTCTTTAGGCCCGTCTCCAAAGGGTATGAGTTCGTCGCCCCGCAGCCAGTGCGGAAGGGGCTGACCAACTTTTTTGACAACGTGAAGTTCCCAGTGCGCTTCGTGAACAGCGGTTTGCAGGGCAAGTTTGTCCGTGCTGGCAAAGAGGTGCAGAAGTTCGGTGTGAACACCATCGTGGGTGCGGGCGGTTTGGTGAAAGTGTCCGACAAGATCCCCTCCCTGGTGGCTGTGCCTAGCGAAGATACAGGTCAGACGCTGGCTAAGTGGGGCCTCGGTCATGGCCCTTACATCGTGCTGCCTGTTTTTGGTCCGAGCACGGCGCGTGAAACGGTGGGCTTTGCCGGTGACTATGTGCTGAATCCAGTCAACTGGGGATTCTTCCTGAAGGGAGATGCCCGTGACTGGGTCTGGATCCCTTCGACGGTGAACACGGTGCAGTCCCTGCCTGACCAACTCTACTATTACGACGAGGCCTGCAAGAACTCGGTGGATCCCTACCTGTCGGTGCGCAGCATCTATATTCAGAACCGTAACTCGGCGGCGGGCCAGTAG